GAACACCGACCTCGCGGACGCGTACGTGCTGTACCACCAGCTCCACAAACATCACTGGAACGTCGAGGGTGCGGAGTTCCGCGACATCCACGTCTTCCTGCAGGAAGCCTACGAGAACGTCGAGGCGGCCGCCGACGAGGTCGCCGAGCGTCTGCAGGCGATCGGTGGCGTCCCCCACGCCAGCATGGACGCCCTCTCGGAACACGCGACCGTCGAGCCCGAGGACGAGGACGTCTACGACATCCGGACCTCGCTCGAAAACGATCTGGAGATATACGGCGACATCATCGAGAGCTACCGCGATCACATCGAACTCGCTGAAGGGCTGGGCGACCACACGACGGCGCACCTCCTTCGCGAACAGCTCGAAGTCATCGAAGAAGACGCCCACCACTTCGATCACTACCTCGAAGACGACACGCTCGTCACCGGCAACTGAGCGGCACGCAGTAAAAACCGCCCTTCTATTCGACGTTCGGCGCGGTTTCGTCGGTCCGACCCGGAAGCGCCAGTTCGATCTCCAGTTCCGGTTCGTCGACGCCCTCGAAGTCGATTTCGAGTTCGACCGGCTCGCCGAACGCGAACGGGAGTTTCCACTCGTCGGTCGTGATCGTCAGTTCGTCCTCGGTCTGCAGT
The Halapricum salinum genome window above contains:
- the dpsA gene encoding DNA starvation/stationary phase protection protein DpsA, translated to MSTQKTVRQEAGTVEENPLRLDSEKAEQIIEALNTDLADAYVLYHQLHKHHWNVEGAEFRDIHVFLQEAYENVEAAADEVAERLQAIGGVPHASMDALSEHATVEPEDEDVYDIRTSLENDLEIYGDIIESYRDHIELAEGLGDHTTAHLLREQLEVIEEDAHHFDHYLEDDTLVTGN
- a CDS encoding amphi-Trp domain-containing protein, giving the protein MSDAGAGDVEHRDDERTLIRQGRDYEETFRLDASEAGQFLIDLGEQLQTEDELTITTDEWKLPFAFGEPVELEIDFEGVDEPELEIELALPGRTDETAPNVE